DNA sequence from the Pempheris klunzingeri isolate RE-2024b chromosome 9, fPemKlu1.hap1, whole genome shotgun sequence genome:
TGACTACCTCCTAAATTACAAAAGAGAAGTTATGTTCTTGAAAGGCCCTGTTTTATGTGTTATCTCGGGTTATTCTATTTCTgttattgcttttgtttttatatttgtttcctATGTTTGTGCAAAACATGTGATACTGAACTGCTTCGTAAGAACGAGTATAATTGAAAATTGTATcgctttgaaaagaaaaaaaaactcataataaaatgtttatggaaaaaaaaaaaattgaagaaCTACCtcgcgcgcgcacacacacacacacacacacgcacacacacacacacacacacacacacgcacacacacacaaacaaacacagatggctTGCTTTATAGATAGTTACAAACCCAACCCAACACCCAGACATTTTTAGCACATAGATATCTAGCAGCCAAGATAAAGTCCAGGCATGGGAGACTTTTTCTTTGCCCTTTTTGAGAAACTATCATTAGAAGAAAAGACATGGAAGGACACATTGAAGCTTGCCGGGGTGACACACAACAGACATCAGCATTTATTTCTTCATCCTGGATAAAGTTATCTTGAATAACTGTGCGCTGTTATTTTGAAGTAGAGGCCAAatgaaatagaatagaatggaaactgaaacagaaacgTTGAACAAAACTCAACTACTAGACTGTTAAAAGACCAATTGAGTGAGAacataggatatttacacaaCTCCCTCAGACTTTACTTTTAAATAACCTGTGTGCTCTCACCTGAAACTATATTTAAATCAGCTCACTTGTCTAAGAAAGTGGACATTTGTACTTGAAAATGACTCCATGTGTGGGGTTCAGCCCATTCCATTACTAAATAAGGCGTTGCCACCGTCGGTCAAATaagtggaagaagaaaaagaaggagaagaggagaagtcCGACAAAGGTAAGAGGACGGAATGACAAACTATTTTCATAAACTGTCCATGGTTTTCCGAAATACCAGATATTAAAGTGCTATAActaaacaaagacattttcGGGGAGGAAGTGACCGACTTAAGCTTTGTAACAGCAGAGAAATGTAacaaatatactttattaaagCTGGCTGGCCATTCGCAAGGCATCTTAAAGTTCTTAGGTCgggggtgtcaaactcaatcaaagaaggggccaaaatttacaacacagtttgtttgtggtgcgCACGAGATAGTGTGTGGTACTATCTCGTGCCCACCAGAAACTATTTCTGCTGCCAAGGCTAATGGTGCGGATAGAAGTACTATCTGGTGAGCACAAGAGTAAATGATTACCTGATTACTATTATTACAATGAGTGGCCACATTATGCTCATTTGAATGgcacagcatacacacacaggaaaaatgtgaaaattaaacatttttacatttctgtgtctttcacttttctctgtATCCCATGTTGTGTGCTAACAGGTCTATAAAATGATCTCTTCCCTCAGGCGGTGAAAGTCATCTGGAAAGTGAAACCAGTCCGAGGTCTTCAGAcaatacaaacactgacatggCCCTGACACTGGTTAGGAAATTATCACTTAATCAGAATATAGAACATTAGATTATAGAGTTTGTAGGAATTATTTCTGTAATAAAGCTAATTGTTGTTCAGAGTTTTTACTGTAATTCCACAAGTAACATTTCAAAATGGTTCTCAGAGCTTCTTAGGCTGAAAGACCAAGAGTGAAGAGTGAAGTTAAGCAttcatattaataaaaataGTCACGCCAATGGCTATCatcttttattgttattgattatattttagTCACCAAGATATGAGGCAGTGGATGTAGGTTAGCTTCCCTGCACCGTACTTTGTCCACATGAGTAAAGGTCAATACACAGGTGCTCTTTAACAAAACAAGGAACTGCCTTTATTTTGATACATGCAGAATAGTGTAGCCTACATTTCCACTCCTTAGAAAGGGGACAAAGTCGGTACAATGtcaatttgtttctgtttgttttaatccAAGCATGGTGAGAAACCAGAGGTCGGTGACTTGATTGAGATCTTCCGAGGGCCCTATCAACACTGGGCTGTGTACGTTGGCAAGGGCTTCATTGTTCACTTGACCTGTGAGTCCTGATCCATAGGGCGTGCCAgtgatttataatttataaaccactcaaaatacaatatatgtttTGTACATACTCTGTATGAATCacatctctttctccttttccatcACTCCTTTCTATTCATAGCTGACATCCCGGATGCCGGTGCCAGCAGTATGGTGTCTGTCCAAACTAAGAAGGCCATCGTGAAGAAGGAGAAACTGCAGAACGTGACGCGACTTGAAAATTGTAGAATTAACAACAACCTGGACAAGAAGTACGAGCCCCGACCGGCCCACCTCATTGTGAAGGAGGCCTTTGCGCTGGTGGGCCACAAGATGCCATACGACCTGCTCAAAGGAAACTGTGAGCACTTTGTGAATGACCTGCGCTATGGAAAAGCAGAGTCTCGACAGGTCAGTGGGCCCATATCAGTCTGTTACATGCAAGACTCTACTCTAGTCCACCattcaaatatattcataaaTTAGAGCATATTGGACATCAGCAAGGATTTACTTGGATTTATTTGAAAAtcgtatttattttattttcattttaaatggtaTTTTCTCAACTCAACTTCTCAAACCCCttcaacagcattatctcaatTTATGCTGTCCATTAGGCTATATTATAATAGAAAGGCAATCTTATTTGTACAAAAGATaaactaaaaatgtttgaatgtgttaTCAATATATTACACTGATCATTTTAATTGAGTTTTGAATGTGAAGAAGATTCTGCTCATCATATCTCTAACTATAAGATGTACTTTTACCTTTGCAGGCGTCTAACGTAGAAGAAGCAGTCATTGCAAGTACTGCTGCATCAGTGGTTCTGGCTGCCATTGCAGGAATAGGTATGATCGCTGGTGGCATCCTGAGCAGGAGATgatcaaaaagaaaacaagaacacacaGTCATCAAAGTCAATGTGATCGTAATCGCTCACAGAAAATACTGCCAAATTGAAATGCAATTTGGGTGATTTCTACCCTGTCTGCTCAACTTTGCCCCCACCTGTTCCTCATGCCTTCTTTGGTTTGGGATCAAGACCCTGTATTTTCcagacttttaaaaaatgtattctacAAACAGCACATATAAGCACAACAAACAGTAATTCCACTTTCTAATGTGCCAAGAtgaaatatgatgatgatggatgttttaatgaatttttaaagacttttttatcattcatagtcctttttttcctttgacatttaatttttctttacaaatgttttgaataaagaataatttttGACTGTAGATGATGGTCTGTCTTTCTTAAACATGGCGCGGTGGTGTTTGAAttgggcttttattgtgaaggccAGAGGTAAAAAAAGCAACAATCAGCTGATCGTTCCCAGCTGAGCTTTGGTGGCGTCTCTGATAAGAAGAGGAGTTGTGGAGGCTAACATTAAAGGTAAAAAGACGGACTATCAACGCGCTTGCATAAACTGAACGTAAATGTCAGCTGAGGGCGGTTTCCTCGATGCTAACTCACAGTGTTTATAGCTGTTATAGCTAAACGGAAGCTAATAGGATGATGTAAACACCGAGCAGGTCCGGCTAACCATTACCTTCCTGCTAATGTGATGCCTTGCACTGAACTGAATAACACGACACGTTCCCTTTAATGATTTGACCTCATTGTCTACATTACAGTAGGTTACAGAGAAAATGTAGATGGTCTAATGTTGTTTATTGAAGCTAGCTAATGGTCGTAAAGACATACTAACATGAAAAAGTTCTTAAATGCTggttagggcccgagcaccaagcggtgcgaggaccctgttgaaatgcaaggaatgTTTCTTCTCCTTTTACTTCTCCGAAGTAAAttgcaaatttgagggcctaCACATACACGACAACTCATGAAACTTTCGTGGTGAAAAATGacgtattttatgggtcttgcaAATGGGTGtagcaaaatggctccatagcgcccccaAAACtcaagccccggaactgcgttttatgtacatataCGAAATTTGGTAGGTACACGTATCTcttcaagatgtacaaaaaagtctctggAAGCGATGACCTGagcccaacaggaagtcggccatattgcaTTTTTGACGAACTAATCTGAGGGGGTTGAACTGATCCACCTCAAACTTGGTCAGCACGTAGAAAAGACATTAtcgatgaaaagttatcaaaggtctGTACAAAACTCgcccgtggcgagctgtcaagCGTCCATGTCTCGCCATGACACACAAAGTTATTGTAACTTCAGTGCAGATTATCTAGtgtgtttgacatttgtcatgttttgtcagaaaatcCTCAAGACCTTGATGATGATCCAGTGTGACAACTAACAGTTATTGTTCAAAGGCGTTGCCATGGTCTTTCGCCTCGAAAATTTCGAAGAGCTGTTACTCGATTGTACAAATTCCAATCTTTACCAAATTGAATACATGTGATGCCGGTCAGAGTCTGAAGACATCTAATGAACACTTTTGAACTGcactcattgcgccacctagtgtTGACAGGAAGTGATACGTTCTATTCTCTGAGTGTCCATCCCAGCAGGTTAGccacagccacttcaaattcagTCAAGACATTCCCATGATATGGATGATGCTAatttatgaagctcttgacgtttcGCCAAATGCTCTAATCTGTTTCAAACTTCTCATACTTAACAAGAGTCCAaccctgaagacatctacatgccaattAGCGACCACAGTCgttgcgccacctagtggcaacaggaagtaagacttctGTGGCtgtcatcatttgatttgcatgaaatttacggtgtagtcaacactgCATATACTGGgatataggacgtgattagtggctgttctctagcgccacatagaggacacaggaagtgacataactccttcatgcactgGAGGGACACCCCGACGTGCGTGTAGGTGCGAGGGGCCTTCAATGCTGCTTTCAGCTTTAATTAACAAGTAAAACTGAACTAAAAGACAGAAAACGCACACTAAAGTTAGTGTTATTCTCGATTCAGCTTTCATTTATATGGACATTTCGACAACAAAAAGCCTTCAGATTATTAATTAAAACCAAGGTCTAATCTACCGTAACAGTGCTGCCTTAAAGCCTCCTTTGTTAAGTTTATAATATTTCTTAGGTCTTAATTCAGCTTTAGGATAATTTTGGAGGCTTGTGACGCTGTTGAATTGTACTCTTTTCACACTGGGGTGTTTCTATTAATTTGTCCACCCCATTTGTGCCACTGAGGTTAGGCAGTAGAGACACCTCTCTGTCTAGTGAGATACacttcaacagcaccacaatcTCGCAAACAAGCCAACATCTGGACATTTAAACCgtcatgaagggaggatttcTTGCAGGACTGTTGTGTCAGACTGGTTTAAGAATACGCTGGTAAAAGAGTGTGAATAGATGCACTTTATACAGATGAGCAGTAATAACACATCATCTGGGTAACTGATCATCTACAAGGGAGGATTATACACATTATTACTAATTAAAAGAAAGATCACACAGCACCCATGTGAATAGCACATTGATATTATGTGAAGTACAGAATTAAATGCATATACAGACAAGAAAGAAGTACATTTATTCTTAAGATGCTGTGTTGTATTCATACTTTACCTTATCACTAAAGGGAGAAGGAAACTAAAActaacatttttacatttccatattatttccttttctctgtaTCCCATGTTGTGTGCTAACAGGTCTATAAAATGATCTCTTCCCTCAGGCGGTGAAAGTCATCTGGAAAGTGAAACCAGTCCGAGGTCTTCAGACgatacaaacactgacatggCCCCGACACTGGTTAGGAAATTATCACTTAATCAGAATATAGAACATTAGATTATAGAGTTTGTTGTGGGATTATTTCTATAATAAAGCTGAATTCACAGAGAGAGCAAGTTGTCTTTCAGAATTGGATCATAGAGTTAATTTTGGTTGCTTTTAGCTGTT
Encoded proteins:
- the LOC139207666 gene encoding phospholipase A and acyltransferase 3-like, whose product is MALTLHGEKPEVGDLIEIFRGPYQHWAVYVGKGFIVHLTSDIPDAGASSMVSVQTKKAIVKKEKLQNVTRLENCRINNNLDKKYEPRPAHLIVKEAFALVGHKMPYDLLKGNCEHFVNDLRYGKAESRQASNVEEAVIASTAASVVLAAIAGIGMIAGGILSRR